In Streptomyces sp. SN-593, a single genomic region encodes these proteins:
- a CDS encoding FtsB family cell division protein: MGSDRFSDRFTTAARLKAIGQEAQARVYRAAARRPVRRNKLTGRAALLALVLCALVVALAYPTRQYIAQRSDIADQRRAAEQAKQKVEQLREEKARWQDPDYVRTQARAHLHFVLPGETGYSVAGGAPADSDPAAERRATDEAAAHRPWYDNMWDGVDQADAAAAPRH, from the coding sequence GTGGGGTCGGACCGCTTCTCTGACCGCTTCACCACCGCGGCCCGGCTGAAGGCCATCGGCCAGGAGGCGCAGGCCCGCGTCTACCGCGCCGCGGCCCGCCGCCCGGTGCGGCGCAACAAGCTCACCGGGCGCGCGGCGCTGCTGGCGCTGGTGCTGTGCGCGCTGGTGGTGGCCCTGGCCTACCCGACCAGGCAGTACATCGCCCAGCGCTCCGACATCGCCGACCAGCGCCGCGCCGCCGAGCAGGCGAAGCAGAAGGTCGAGCAACTGCGCGAGGAGAAGGCCCGCTGGCAGGACCCGGACTACGTCCGCACCCAGGCCCGCGCGCACCTGCACTTCGTGCTGCCCGGCGAGACCGGCTACTCGGTCGCGGGCGGCGCCCCGGCCGACTCCGACCCCGCCGCCGAGCGCCGCGCCACCGACGAGGCCGCCGCGCACCGGCCGTGGTACGACAACATGTGGGACGGCGTCGACCAGGCCGACGCGGCCGCCGCCCCCCGGCACTGA